A single Defluviitalea saccharophila DNA region contains:
- a CDS encoding HAMP domain-containing sensor histidine kinase, whose protein sequence is MLRNREIQHFAILMFLIFAAGSTFIFILNPIAGIISVITFLLIMGCSFFYTFRRYEEIKKLSNYLRMLSNGDHALDIRDNREGELSILKNEIYKVTLMLSKQGELLKKEKEQLADALSDISHQLKTPLTSMTVMTDLLSNDNLTKEKRIEFTKNIEAQLERMEWLLTSLLKLSKIDAGTVTFKKNKVLVSQLIQKAINPLLIPMEIKEQKLIVEGDEKTSFTGDMNWSVEAIINIVKNCIEHTPKGGTISITFHENPLYTEIKISDNGIGIEKEDLPYVFKRFYKGKNASKDSVGIGLAMAKSIISNQNGDINVTSQKNQGTEFSMKFYKNISD, encoded by the coding sequence ATGCTTCGCAATAGAGAAATTCAACATTTTGCAATCCTTATGTTCCTTATATTCGCTGCTGGAAGTACTTTTATTTTTATTCTAAACCCAATTGCTGGAATCATATCCGTGATAACTTTTTTACTCATTATGGGATGTAGTTTTTTCTATACGTTTAGGAGATATGAAGAAATAAAAAAGCTCTCTAATTATTTAAGGATGCTTTCCAATGGGGATCACGCATTGGATATTCGTGATAACAGGGAGGGAGAGCTTAGTATTCTTAAAAATGAAATATACAAGGTAACCCTTATGCTCTCGAAACAAGGAGAACTTCTTAAAAAGGAAAAGGAGCAATTAGCCGATGCCCTCTCTGATATTTCTCATCAGCTTAAAACTCCGCTGACCTCTATGACTGTTATGACAGATTTATTAAGTAATGACAACTTAACAAAAGAAAAAAGAATTGAATTTACTAAAAATATTGAAGCGCAGCTGGAGCGGATGGAATGGCTTTTAACTTCTTTACTGAAACTCTCTAAAATTGATGCTGGAACAGTAACCTTTAAAAAGAATAAAGTATTGGTCTCTCAGCTGATTCAGAAAGCAATCAATCCTCTCTTAATTCCAATGGAAATTAAAGAACAAAAGCTCATTGTCGAAGGTGATGAGAAGACATCTTTTACAGGAGATATGAATTGGAGCGTTGAGGCAATCATTAATATTGTAAAAAACTGTATAGAGCATACGCCTAAAGGGGGGACAATCTCTATCACATTCCATGAAAATCCTTTGTATACGGAAATTAAAATTTCAGATAATGGAATTGGTATAGAGAAGGAAGACCTCCCTTATGTTTTTAAACGATTCTATAAAGGAAAGAATGCCAGCAAAGACAGTGTAGGCATAGGTCTTGCCATGGCAAAAAGTATAATAAGCAATCAAAATGGAGATATCAATGTTACAAGTCAGAAAAATCAAGGTACTGAATTTAGCATGAAATTTTATAAAAATATAAGTGACTAA
- a CDS encoding ABC transporter ATP-binding protein has product MEILKVEHLSKIYGSGETAVKALNDVSFSVEKGEFVAIIGPSGSGKSTLLHMLGGVDIPTEGKVFIDGTDIYSLDETQLAIFRRRQIGLIYQFYNLIPVLNVEENITLPLLLDGHQVDSEQFRNIVKILGLENRLHHLPNQLSGGQQQRVSIGRALINNPALMLADEPTGNLDSKNSHEIIDLLKMFNKTFQQTLIIITHDERIALQADRIIAIEDGKITKNEVIRP; this is encoded by the coding sequence ATGGAAATATTAAAAGTTGAACATCTTTCTAAAATTTATGGTAGTGGCGAAACAGCAGTTAAAGCCTTAAATGACGTTTCTTTCTCAGTAGAAAAAGGAGAATTTGTTGCCATTATAGGACCGTCTGGTTCCGGGAAATCCACTTTATTACACATGCTTGGAGGTGTGGATATACCTACTGAGGGTAAAGTGTTTATAGATGGCACAGATATATACAGTTTGGATGAAACTCAGCTGGCGATTTTTAGGCGCAGACAGATTGGTCTTATCTATCAATTTTATAATCTTATCCCTGTGCTTAATGTGGAAGAAAACATCACCTTGCCTTTGCTGCTTGACGGACATCAGGTCGATTCTGAGCAGTTTCGAAATATAGTAAAAATACTTGGTCTGGAAAACAGACTCCATCATTTGCCCAATCAACTTTCCGGCGGTCAGCAGCAAAGAGTATCCATAGGAAGAGCCCTTATTAATAATCCTGCTTTGATGCTGGCAGATGAGCCCACAGGAAATCTTGACAGTAAAAATAGTCATGAGATTATTGATCTTTTAAAAATGTTCAATAAGACTTTTCAGCAAACGCTTATTATCATTACCCATGATGAACGGATTGCATTACAGGCTGATAGAATCATAGCTATAGAAGATGGGAAGATTACCAAAAACGAGGTGATTCGCCCATGA
- the hydE gene encoding [FeFe] hydrogenase H-cluster radical SAM maturase HydE, translated as MQSLIDKLHKEKTLQKDELITLLTSITEEDKKYLFSKARAVADEFFGNRIYVRGLIEFTNYCKNDCYYCGIRKSNLNADRYRLNKEEILSCCEQGYGLGFRTFVLQGGEDLWYSHEEMLDIVSTIRNAYPDCAITLSLGEKTYEEYLELYKAGANRYLLRHETANPDHYSKLHPPRLSAENRKKCLYDLKEIGYQVGTGFMVGSPYQTTENLVEDLLFIKSFEPQMIGIGPFISHKDTPFATFPSGQLDLTLVLIAILRLMNPNALIPATTALGTIDPNGREKGILAGANVVMPNLSPVGVRKKYSLYDNKICTGEEAAECRMCLQNRMKKIGYELVVDRGDFCPIK; from the coding sequence ATGCAAAGCCTGATTGATAAACTACATAAAGAAAAGACTTTACAAAAAGATGAATTAATCACTCTTCTAACTTCAATTACAGAGGAAGATAAAAAGTATTTGTTTTCCAAGGCAAGGGCTGTGGCGGATGAATTTTTCGGCAACAGAATATATGTCAGAGGATTAATCGAATTTACAAATTATTGTAAGAATGACTGCTACTACTGTGGAATTCGCAAAAGCAATTTAAATGCCGACAGATACAGACTAAATAAGGAAGAGATTTTATCCTGCTGCGAGCAGGGCTATGGGCTGGGATTTCGCACCTTTGTTCTGCAAGGTGGAGAGGATTTATGGTATTCCCATGAGGAAATGCTTGATATTGTTTCAACCATAAGAAATGCTTATCCCGACTGTGCCATAACCCTTTCTCTCGGTGAAAAAACTTATGAAGAATATTTGGAACTCTATAAAGCTGGAGCAAACCGTTATCTGCTTCGTCACGAAACAGCGAACCCAGACCATTATTCAAAGCTCCATCCTCCTCGTTTAAGTGCAGAAAACAGAAAGAAATGTCTATACGATTTAAAAGAAATAGGCTATCAAGTAGGTACGGGATTTATGGTTGGCTCTCCCTACCAGACCACAGAAAATCTGGTGGAAGATCTGCTGTTTATAAAAAGCTTTGAGCCCCAAATGATTGGAATCGGTCCTTTCATTTCCCATAAAGATACGCCTTTTGCAACCTTTCCATCGGGGCAGCTGGATTTAACCCTTGTACTGATTGCCATACTTCGTTTAATGAACCCCAATGCTTTGATTCCTGCTACTACTGCCCTTGGAACCATAGATCCCAATGGCCGTGAAAAAGGAATCCTTGCCGGTGCCAATGTAGTTATGCCCAATCTTTCTCCTGTAGGTGTTAGAAAGAAATACTCCCTATACGATAATAAAATCTGCACCGGAGAGGAAGCTGCAGAATGCCGTAT
- a CDS encoding TM1266 family iron-only hydrogenase system putative regulator, which yields METRIAVVGIIVENPDSVEKLNSILHDYGKYIIGRMGIPYHKRNVSIISIVMDAPNDVISALSGKLGMLPNVSTKTVYSKLSFDGQ from the coding sequence ATGGAAACAAGAATTGCTGTTGTAGGTATTATTGTTGAGAATCCAGATTCCGTTGAAAAATTAAATAGCATCTTGCATGACTACGGTAAATACATCATTGGACGTATGGGTATCCCCTATCACAAACGTAATGTTTCTATTATCAGTATCGTAATGGATGCTCCTAATGATGTGATCAGCGCATTATCCGGAAAACTCGGTATGCTGCCCAATGTAAGTACTAAAACCGTTTATTCAAAACTCTCATTCGACGGTCAATGA
- a CDS encoding ABC transporter permease: MNIVNKLTLRQLKLNKKRTLVTIIGSIISVAMVTAVATLGISFMDLMRRQNIADQGEWHVVYNNVNKTQVEAIKNDAETKDLILERVLGYAPINSQNLNKPYLFLMEYNKEGFDKFPIELLEGRFPEKEDEIVISEAILSNAKLQYKIGDVITLDIGERHYTSEEGEEQILSQNEPLQKTSEGIQETLISDITKTYTIVGMISRPTWEPTWSPGYTALSYMDEKTITSENTVNAAVVLQHVNDSLFEYGEELAEKNGIEKVEFNHSLLRYYGAIKDNQLRNMLFYLSAIIMIIIVIGSVSLIYNAFAISVSERSRYLGMLSSVGATKKQKRDSVFFEGTVIGIISIPIGIIAGLVGIGITFICINPIIKGALGVTENFRLVVLPSSILVAVLISALTIFISTYIPARRASNISAIDAIRQVVDVKLTSKEVKTSRLTRKIFGIEGDIGLKNLKRNKRRYQATVFSLIISMVLFLVVSAFTAVLKKSIVLSQDGINYDIQVSIESENEEEQESIIKKINLLEHITESTHIERFEVQTWVEEEYIADYLKGEHEDIMKNDKYPYSISVNVLDDESLEVYAKEVGINFKRLKDTENPGVIIIDTVKYKDTEEDKYIETKAIKTREGEKLDLNYYDWENEKEIPLESVEILALTDKSPSGVFSQRIYSGFNMILSKDVYEKIKNNAPIINKDAYSLLYIKSDMPLKLQEDIEAIQNNESQNNIYLYNFFLARQREEQMILLMSVFTYAFIILITAICIANIFNTVSTSIALRKREFAMLKSVGMTPKSFNKMIYYESIFYGLKALLYGMPISFAVMYLLHRTLMIKFSFEFFIPWTNVGIAIGAVFIIVSTAMFYSSKKVKKENIIDVLKQDIA; this comes from the coding sequence ATGAATATAGTTAATAAGTTAACTTTAAGACAACTCAAATTAAATAAAAAAAGAACCCTCGTTACCATTATAGGGTCCATTATCTCAGTAGCAATGGTTACAGCAGTAGCTACCTTAGGAATTTCATTTATGGATTTGATGAGGAGACAAAACATAGCCGATCAAGGAGAATGGCATGTTGTTTATAATAATGTGAATAAAACACAAGTGGAAGCGATTAAAAATGATGCCGAAACAAAAGATTTGATTTTAGAGAGGGTTTTAGGCTATGCCCCCATAAATAGCCAAAACTTGAACAAGCCCTATTTATTTCTTATGGAATATAACAAAGAAGGTTTTGATAAATTTCCAATAGAACTTTTGGAAGGAAGATTTCCAGAAAAAGAAGATGAAATCGTCATCTCTGAAGCCATATTATCCAATGCAAAACTTCAGTATAAGATAGGAGATGTCATTACTCTTGATATTGGAGAGAGACATTATACCAGTGAAGAAGGAGAAGAGCAAATTCTATCGCAGAACGAGCCTTTACAAAAAACTTCAGAGGGAATTCAAGAAACATTAATAAGCGATATTACAAAGACTTATACCATTGTAGGCATGATCAGTAGGCCCACTTGGGAACCTACCTGGTCTCCGGGATATACGGCATTATCTTATATGGATGAAAAAACGATAACATCTGAGAACACTGTAAATGCTGCAGTTGTTTTACAGCATGTTAATGATTCACTATTTGAATATGGAGAAGAGTTGGCAGAAAAAAATGGCATAGAGAAAGTAGAATTTAATCATTCTTTATTAAGATACTACGGAGCGATAAAAGACAATCAATTAAGGAATATGCTTTTTTATTTGTCTGCCATTATTATGATCATTATTGTGATTGGCTCTGTTTCATTAATATACAATGCTTTTGCAATTTCAGTTTCGGAACGATCGAGATATCTAGGTATGTTATCCAGTGTAGGTGCTACAAAAAAACAAAAACGAGATTCTGTATTCTTTGAAGGGACTGTGATTGGAATAATCAGTATTCCCATTGGGATTATTGCAGGCCTTGTAGGAATCGGAATTACATTCATTTGTATTAATCCGATTATCAAAGGCGCTCTGGGTGTAACTGAAAATTTCAGGTTGGTCGTATTGCCTTCTTCTATTTTAGTTGCGGTACTTATATCTGCCCTTACTATCTTTATTTCAACTTATATCCCTGCCCGAAGAGCTTCGAACATATCTGCCATAGATGCTATTCGTCAAGTAGTAGATGTAAAATTGACCAGTAAAGAGGTAAAAACATCAAGATTAACTCGAAAGATTTTTGGGATTGAGGGAGATATAGGCCTTAAGAACTTAAAAAGAAACAAAAGAAGATACCAGGCAACAGTTTTTTCGCTGATCATTAGCATGGTTTTATTTTTAGTAGTGTCCGCTTTTACAGCAGTGTTAAAGAAATCCATCGTGCTTAGTCAAGACGGAATAAACTATGATATTCAAGTGTCGATTGAAAGTGAGAATGAAGAAGAACAGGAATCTATTATTAAAAAAATAAATTTGTTGGAGCATATAACGGAGTCAACCCATATTGAGCGTTTCGAGGTACAAACTTGGGTAGAAGAAGAATATATAGCGGATTATTTAAAAGGTGAGCATGAAGACATAATGAAAAATGACAAGTACCCTTATTCTATATCTGTTAATGTATTGGATGATGAATCTTTAGAAGTTTATGCGAAAGAGGTAGGAATAAACTTTAAGCGCCTAAAAGACACAGAGAATCCTGGGGTAATCATTATTGATACAGTAAAATATAAAGACACGGAAGAAGACAAATATATTGAAACTAAAGCGATTAAAACCCGTGAGGGAGAAAAACTGGATCTAAACTATTATGATTGGGAAAATGAGAAGGAGATACCTTTAGAATCTGTAGAAATCCTTGCGCTTACAGATAAATCGCCTAGCGGTGTTTTCTCCCAAAGAATTTATTCAGGATTCAATATGATTTTATCTAAAGATGTCTATGAAAAGATTAAAAATAATGCTCCGATAATCAATAAAGATGCCTACAGCTTGCTCTATATAAAAAGTGATATGCCTCTAAAGCTTCAGGAAGACATTGAAGCTATACAAAATAATGAAAGTCAAAATAATATTTATTTGTATAATTTCTTTCTGGCCAGACAAAGAGAAGAACAAATGATTCTTTTAATGTCGGTGTTCACGTATGCGTTTATTATACTCATCACTGCCATTTGTATTGCCAATATTTTTAATACCGTATCGACCAGTATTGCACTTAGGAAAAGAGAATTTGCAATGCTCAAATCTGTTGGTATGACGCCGAAAAGTTTTAATAAAATGATTTATTATGAAAGTATTTTTTATGGTTTAAAAGCTCTGTTATACGGAATGCCCATAAGTTTTGCCGTTATGTACCTATTGCACCGAACATTGATGATAAAATTTAGTTTTGAATTTTTTATTCCATGGACCAATGTAGGTATAGCCATAGGAGCTGTGTTTATCATAGTAAGTACGGCGATGTTTTATTCCAGCAAAAAAGTAAAAAAAGAAAATATTATAGATGTGTTAAAGCAAGATATCGCTTAA
- a CDS encoding response regulator transcription factor: MKILLVEDDRTIASGLEYSLDQEGYHTVLCYDVTSAKRALMENEFDLCLLDVSLPDGSGYELCKIAREKWDIPIIFLTACDDEVNVVMGLDMGADDYITKPFRIRELISRIKSVLRRYQKGIKSKHILELGDIRINTLDAKVYKNGKEVNLTPLEYRLLLTFANNEGQILSRSQLLEGIWDVAGDFVNDNTLTVYIKRIREKIEDDPQNPMIIKTIRGLGYKVGD; encoded by the coding sequence TTGAAGATTTTACTCGTTGAAGATGATCGAACAATTGCCAGTGGCTTAGAATACTCCTTGGACCAAGAAGGCTATCATACAGTTCTTTGCTATGATGTTACATCTGCAAAAAGGGCTTTAATGGAGAATGAATTTGATTTATGTCTCCTTGATGTATCTCTGCCCGATGGAAGTGGGTATGAATTATGTAAGATAGCAAGGGAAAAATGGGATATTCCCATTATATTTTTGACGGCTTGTGATGATGAAGTCAATGTGGTGATGGGACTTGATATGGGAGCAGATGATTATATCACAAAGCCCTTTCGTATCAGAGAACTTATTTCTCGTATCAAATCAGTGCTCAGAAGATATCAAAAGGGCATAAAATCAAAACATATTCTCGAACTGGGGGATATACGGATTAATACTCTTGATGCAAAGGTATATAAAAATGGAAAGGAAGTAAATCTTACGCCTTTAGAATATCGCCTGCTATTAACTTTTGCTAATAATGAAGGACAAATCCTGTCACGAAGTCAGCTCTTAGAAGGGATTTGGGATGTTGCCGGTGATTTTGTTAATGATAATACTTTAACTGTGTATATAAAGCGGATTCGAGAAAAGATAGAAGATGATCCTCAAAATCCAATGATTATCAAGACAATTCGTGGCCTTGGATATAAGGTGGGTGATTGA
- a CDS encoding LemA family protein: MQKSRTGWIVLGIVLIVLLIIGSSVIGSYNSLAAASENIDSKWSQVENNLQRRADLIPNLVATVKGYASHEQEIFTAISDARARLIGADSVEEAARANNELSGALNRLLAISEAYPTLKADQNFRALQDELAGTENRIATARKDYNDAVQSYNTRIKRFPLNIIAGMFGYERREYFQADEGSQEVPNVEF; the protein is encoded by the coding sequence GTGCAAAAATCTAGAACAGGATGGATTGTGTTAGGGATTGTATTAATCGTTTTACTGATTATAGGGTCTAGTGTCATTGGCAGTTATAATAGTTTGGCAGCAGCCAGTGAAAATATTGACAGCAAATGGAGTCAGGTAGAAAACAATCTTCAAAGAAGGGCGGACTTGATACCAAATTTGGTAGCCACCGTTAAAGGCTATGCGTCCCATGAGCAAGAAATCTTTACAGCTATTTCTGATGCAAGGGCAAGGCTCATCGGGGCAGATAGTGTAGAAGAAGCAGCCAGAGCAAACAATGAGCTATCAGGGGCTTTAAACAGATTATTAGCCATTAGCGAAGCATATCCCACTTTGAAAGCAGATCAGAACTTTAGAGCCCTGCAGGATGAACTGGCAGGAACAGAAAATAGGATTGCAACAGCAAGAAAAGACTATAATGATGCAGTACAGTCCTATAATACAAGAATTAAAAGATTTCCACTTAATATCATTGCAGGTATGTTTGGCTATGAAAGAAGAGAATATTTCCAGGCAGATGAAGGCAGCCAGGAAGTACCCAATGTTGAATTCTAA
- a CDS encoding MASE3 domain-containing sensor histidine kinase gives MRSNVLMKEPVYEPYSRFNFSSNVYSTVIVFTLILGGLYYMSIQNYLFFHSIVELICITIGAVIAIMAVNTYPFETQAGLLILGIAYGVVSIFDAIHMLSYKGMSVLAGHCSTNLPVQMWVIARYIEGISIFAAILLFKKQIQLKKVLWIYYAVSAFLLFSTFIWDIFPECCAEGVRPTAFAVISEYIISIVLIISLIVILRKKKYFSDRIFYFFVVSICFTIVSELLISFCIDMGDVFSVFAHYFKLVSFYFLYKAFIEFDLKAPHRNLQKSEKLYRILFDTIPTGVIIHFNEKIQIANNAFIHLAGEASKERVLKTPIWDYFDVEKRESFRKVIEQVKTQNTDIVFEEKLMRNDGNFLDVVVNITPYTYESEPAVLITIKDITSTKQVEFFKCQIEETTAYQKLQRDFFSNLSHELKTPVNLIFSTVQLLETHFKDALLENEKMKRYMRILRQNCYRMLRLINNLIDVTKMDSGYFKLNLKNYNIVNVIEDIVLSTAEYMDSKGISLLFDTDVEEKIMSVDVNMIERIILNLLSNAIKFTDRGGEITVKIEDGEDYITIIVKDTGIGIPKEYQKIIFDRFGQVDKMKSRNRQGSGLGLSLVQSLVELHGGTISVQSEYNQGSEFIIKLPVKVLPEEEYPVILKDEEVDKYVEMMHIEFSDIYC, from the coding sequence ATGAGAAGCAATGTGTTAATGAAAGAACCAGTTTATGAACCTTACAGCCGATTTAATTTTAGCAGTAACGTTTACAGTACAGTTATTGTATTTACCCTCATTTTAGGCGGCCTTTATTACATGAGCATTCAGAATTACTTGTTCTTTCACAGCATTGTTGAGTTAATATGCATTACGATTGGCGCTGTTATTGCCATTATGGCTGTTAATACCTATCCTTTTGAAACTCAGGCAGGGCTTCTTATTTTAGGAATAGCTTATGGAGTTGTTTCAATTTTTGACGCAATTCATATGCTTTCTTATAAAGGAATGTCGGTATTAGCAGGACATTGCAGTACGAATTTACCTGTGCAGATGTGGGTTATTGCAAGATATATAGAAGGGATATCTATTTTTGCGGCCATTCTTTTGTTCAAAAAACAGATACAATTAAAGAAAGTGTTATGGATTTATTATGCAGTGTCTGCTTTCTTATTGTTTTCTACCTTTATATGGGATATTTTCCCTGAGTGTTGTGCAGAAGGTGTAAGGCCTACTGCTTTTGCAGTGATCAGTGAGTATATTATATCGATTGTGTTAATTATTTCACTTATTGTTATTCTTAGAAAAAAGAAATATTTTTCCGATAGAATATTTTATTTCTTTGTAGTATCTATATGTTTCACTATTGTTTCTGAACTGTTAATAAGTTTTTGTATTGATATGGGTGATGTGTTCAGTGTGTTTGCCCATTATTTTAAACTCGTTTCGTTTTATTTTCTTTATAAGGCATTTATAGAGTTTGATTTAAAAGCTCCGCATAGAAATCTGCAAAAAAGCGAAAAGTTATACCGAATTTTATTTGATACAATTCCTACGGGAGTTATTATTCACTTTAATGAAAAAATACAGATAGCCAATAACGCTTTTATTCATTTAGCAGGAGAAGCATCCAAAGAACGGGTACTGAAAACACCGATCTGGGATTACTTTGATGTAGAAAAAAGAGAATCTTTCCGTAAAGTTATAGAACAGGTGAAAACGCAAAATACCGACATAGTGTTTGAAGAAAAACTCATGCGAAACGATGGAAATTTTCTTGATGTAGTGGTTAATATTACACCTTATACCTATGAAAGTGAACCGGCGGTATTAATCACGATAAAAGATATTACATCAACCAAACAAGTAGAATTTTTTAAATGCCAGATCGAAGAAACAACAGCTTATCAAAAACTCCAAAGAGATTTCTTTTCCAACTTGTCCCATGAACTCAAAACGCCTGTCAACTTGATTTTCAGTACAGTTCAGCTTTTGGAAACACATTTTAAAGATGCTTTATTAGAAAACGAAAAAATGAAACGATATATGCGGATTTTAAGGCAGAATTGCTATCGTATGCTGCGGCTTATCAATAACCTCATCGATGTAACCAAGATGGATTCGGGTTATTTTAAATTAAATCTTAAGAATTATAATATTGTTAATGTCATAGAAGACATTGTCTTATCCACTGCAGAATACATGGACAGCAAAGGCATTTCCCTACTTTTTGATACGGATGTTGAAGAAAAGATTATGTCTGTCGATGTGAATATGATAGAAAGAATTATCCTGAATCTTCTTTCTAATGCAATCAAATTTACCGACAGAGGCGGGGAAATAACGGTTAAGATAGAAGATGGAGAAGACTACATTACGATTATTGTAAAAGATACAGGCATCGGAATTCCAAAAGAGTATCAGAAAATCATATTTGACAGGTTTGGGCAAGTGGATAAAATGAAATCAAGAAACAGGCAGGGCAGCGGCTTAGGTTTGTCACTGGTACAATCCCTGGTAGAATTGCATGGAGGAACCATATCTGTCCAAAGTGAATACAATCAAGGCAGTGAATTTATTATTAAACTTCCTGTTAAAGTTCTTCCTGAAGAAGAATATCCCGTTATCCTAAAAGATGAAGAAGTTGATAAATATGTTGAAATGATGCATATTGAGTTTTCAGACATATATTGTTAA
- a CDS encoding polysaccharide deacetylase family protein encodes MSVYQVKLLELTAIKKKDEKCFLHIRVSFEQDMELYWEIDEYTAKNLMDITNFGGSYRYRISFNTLWNGTKKQHIGILIQTYREQSELISFPCSEDYIKKLNSIKALQDINDLDKLGFLSADPLSSDEGLKGTEQEEPIAAVSPRKYYFTSTRTTAAFFSILFIVLFSCSSQGYLIGKVDPDKNIIAQTTFLETAIDQSYDADVVIKADVVKDDIVAKDLLTENLLPKQSMVPFVELGETVSYSIPKGHVALTFDDGPSKYSTEIMDILKKYGIGGTFFFIGLNVKKYPEHVQYIHSNGYSIGTHSMNHSNLPALSNERQEEELIQSGQLIENLTGEKLSLFRPPYGAMNQRIIELANKHEYKIILWNNDPEDWRNKNADAIVNHIKNTKVSGSIILLHESQAVIDALPRIIEYLQEQNLEIVSLK; translated from the coding sequence ATGTCGGTCTATCAAGTAAAATTACTTGAGCTAACAGCAATTAAAAAGAAGGATGAAAAATGTTTTCTACATATTAGAGTATCCTTTGAACAGGATATGGAATTATATTGGGAAATTGATGAATATACAGCAAAAAACTTAATGGATATTACAAACTTTGGAGGAAGCTATAGATACAGAATCTCTTTTAATACCTTGTGGAATGGAACTAAGAAGCAGCATATAGGAATATTGATACAAACATACAGGGAACAAAGTGAACTAATAAGCTTTCCTTGCTCGGAAGATTATATAAAGAAGCTGAATAGCATAAAAGCTCTCCAGGATATTAATGACCTGGATAAACTAGGCTTTTTATCTGCAGATCCACTTTCATCTGATGAAGGCCTAAAGGGTACAGAACAGGAAGAACCAATTGCAGCTGTCTCTCCAAGAAAATATTATTTTACATCTACAAGAACAACTGCTGCTTTTTTTAGTATCCTTTTTATAGTGTTATTCAGCTGTTCAAGTCAAGGATATCTCATAGGTAAAGTTGACCCTGATAAAAATATAATCGCACAAACTACATTCTTAGAAACAGCTATAGACCAGTCCTACGACGCGGATGTCGTTATAAAAGCTGATGTTGTAAAGGATGATATTGTGGCAAAAGATCTGTTAACGGAAAATCTTCTCCCCAAACAATCTATGGTCCCGTTTGTAGAACTTGGCGAAACGGTATCTTATAGTATTCCAAAAGGACATGTCGCCCTTACCTTTGATGACGGTCCTTCAAAATATTCCACAGAGATTATGGATATCTTAAAGAAATACGGCATTGGGGGAACATTTTTCTTTATTGGACTTAATGTTAAAAAATATCCTGAGCATGTGCAGTATATACACTCCAACGGATATTCTATAGGCACTCATTCGATGAATCACAGCAATCTGCCTGCTCTCTCAAATGAGAGACAGGAAGAGGAACTCATACAATCGGGTCAATTAATTGAAAACTTAACAGGAGAAAAGTTATCTCTTTTTAGACCTCCTTACGGGGCTATGAATCAAAGAATCATAGAGCTAGCCAATAAACATGAATATAAAATCATTCTTTGGAATAATGACCCGGAAGATTGGAGAAACAAAAATGCGGATGCCATCGTAAATCATATTAAAAATACGAAAGTATCAGGTTCTATCATCCTACTCCACGAATCTCAAGCCGTTATTGACGCTTTACCAAGAATCATAGAATATCTTCAGGAACAAAACTTAGAAATCGTAAGTCTGAAATAG